A region of Moorena producens PAL-8-15-08-1 DNA encodes the following proteins:
- a CDS encoding ATP-binding protein gives MATIKEKIKQSLNPFDPVTFATGNFWEDPDNGAVNVNSIHQHEINQITTTLSAVNQDHRPRTILLAGDAGSGKSYLLKRLKQQLNQDAFFAYIGPWANSDRIWRYILRETVDSLVKVPEGEKESQLLLWLKSLPAFKKTGWLLNERQQFISDLRASYPGGIHRSKEFFGVLYDLTNPERYHLAYQWLRGEDLDEEDLKTLGVRGSIDNEDDAQNILINFGRISSSTKPIVLCFDQLDNIPRLPDGSLDLQALFNVNSTLYTRRLNFLIIISIVTDTWRRNQKKLQGADIARLNPKILLKNITLEQAESLWASRLYPLHQQADPKPTSPIYPLTRQDLEQVFPGGKTNPRQTLSLGNQLIQRYKTQVVNSELSRIDLTSEDSEGVKISEPSRIDLTSEDSEGVKTSELSRIDSTTKEDIEEVSVSEPSKTESTTKKDTAGESIPIEDKRLASFKLKWQKEFQKTEQQITRIQDIYESELIGMLREALEALEVRGIKPKFLSSSKTFASYSLSYQLPSPQGRIAVVWGETSNGGSLFYMMKACDKAIQGNHCQTLYLIRHTKINLKPDTKGYKIYSQLFNSSSHIHLKLDYLSSVHYLATYHSLVNDACSQELVLANKTITLTELKSLIRESGILQDCPLLKDLNILSIADNKLPLNPVKEFVLNVLKQDQVIGLKVLIKTTHRQFNRLKEIEIQQRIKELCQENELKLIPVDGSPETQSVYLVP, from the coding sequence ATGGCAACGATCAAGGAAAAAATTAAACAATCCCTAAATCCCTTTGACCCCGTGACCTTTGCTACGGGGAATTTTTGGGAAGATCCAGACAATGGTGCTGTTAATGTCAACTCGATTCATCAACATGAAATCAATCAGATAACCACCACCCTCAGTGCGGTGAATCAAGACCATCGACCCCGCACTATCTTACTGGCTGGTGATGCTGGTTCGGGGAAAAGTTATCTATTAAAACGGCTCAAACAACAGCTCAATCAAGACGCCTTTTTTGCTTATATCGGTCCTTGGGCGAATAGCGATCGCATCTGGCGCTATATCCTCAGGGAAACCGTTGACAGTCTGGTCAAGGTCCCAGAAGGGGAAAAAGAGTCTCAGTTGCTCCTGTGGCTAAAGAGTCTCCCAGCCTTTAAAAAAACCGGCTGGCTGCTGAATGAGCGACAACAGTTTATTAGTGACCTCAGAGCTAGCTATCCAGGGGGAATTCATCGCAGTAAAGAGTTTTTTGGAGTCCTCTATGACCTCACTAATCCAGAAAGATATCACCTGGCTTATCAATGGTTAAGGGGAGAAGATTTAGATGAAGAGGACCTGAAAACCCTTGGGGTCAGAGGCTCTATAGATAATGAAGACGATGCTCAGAATATCTTAATCAACTTCGGGAGAATTTCTTCATCCACCAAGCCGATTGTGCTGTGTTTTGACCAATTGGATAATATTCCTCGTTTGCCCGATGGTTCTCTGGATCTACAAGCTCTGTTTAATGTCAACTCTACCCTTTATACTCGCCGTCTCAACTTTCTGATTATTATCAGTATAGTCACCGATACCTGGAGAAGGAATCAGAAAAAACTTCAAGGGGCTGATATCGCTAGACTTAATCCTAAAATTCTGCTCAAAAACATTACCCTAGAGCAAGCCGAATCGCTTTGGGCAAGCCGACTCTATCCCTTACATCAGCAAGCTGACCCAAAACCAACTTCACCGATTTATCCTTTAACTCGGCAAGACTTAGAACAAGTATTTCCTGGTGGCAAAACCAATCCCCGCCAGACCTTAAGTCTGGGAAATCAGCTAATTCAAAGGTATAAAACTCAGGTAGTTAACTCAGAGTTATCAAGGATTGACTTAACTAGTGAGGATAGCGAGGGAGTTAAGATTTCAGAGCCATCAAGGATTGACTTAACTAGTGAGGATAGCGAGGGAGTTAAGACTTCAGAGCTATCAAGGATTGACTCAACTACTAAAGAGGATATCGAGGAAGTTAGCGTTTCAGAGCCATCAAAAACTGAGTCAACTACTAAAAAGGATACCGCTGGCGAATCAATACCAATAGAAGACAAACGCCTAGCCTCATTTAAATTAAAGTGGCAGAAAGAATTTCAAAAGACTGAGCAGCAAATTACCCGCATCCAAGATATTTATGAATCGGAATTGATTGGGATGTTACGAGAGGCATTAGAAGCTCTGGAGGTTAGGGGTATTAAACCAAAATTTTTGTCCAGTAGCAAAACCTTTGCCAGTTATTCCCTAAGTTACCAGTTGCCATCACCTCAAGGACGGATCGCAGTAGTCTGGGGAGAAACTAGTAATGGTGGTAGCTTATTTTATATGATGAAGGCTTGTGATAAGGCTATTCAAGGCAATCACTGCCAAACCTTATACCTAATTCGCCATACAAAAATTAACCTAAAACCTGATACTAAAGGGTACAAAATATACAGTCAACTATTTAATAGTTCTAGCCATATTCACCTCAAATTAGACTATCTTTCTTCTGTCCATTACTTAGCCACTTATCATAGCTTAGTTAATGATGCTTGTTCCCAAGAGTTAGTTCTTGCTAATAAAACAATAACACTAACAGAGTTAAAGAGTCTAATCCGAGAATCAGGAATTTTGCAGGATTGTCCTTTACTAAAGGATTTGAATATTCTTTCGATAGCAGATAATAAATTACCCCTCAATCCGGTTAAGGAATTTGTGTTAAATGTCCTCAAACAAGACCAAGTAATTGGTCTTAAGGTTTTAATTAAAACTACTCACCGTCAATTTAATCGGCTCAAAGAAATAGAAATTCAACAACGGATTAAGGAACTTTGTCAGGAAAATGAACTAAAACTTATCCCTGTGGATGGTTCCCCAGAAACACAATCAGTATATTTGGTACCGTAA
- a CDS encoding DNA translocase FtsK, with the protein MYLTQPAQIRELILNLSASKVLWLDTEIADWNTPNPRLSLIQVLADPTDINGDKAYILDVLDKPEVVQYFVNHIMVNPNIEKVFHNASFDLRYLGGKDQAKNVTCTYKIARTLTNKKLSNPLQVSNNKLKTLARELCNFANVDTEEQSSDWGKRPLTQKQLKYAKLDTVYLAHVHRRLLEIAKNSSNPEQMVTKKSRKQQSESPGFSVTQVRVAIECPRLFYLSQRFGGKTLFIPPSDSPGIGTVFHQLCQQCTDTLKQDSRFQALFSATASQQDLGQISSKIQALLYELVVFPKINTNPDIASILLQLWQGLKSLIPHWTQLLVTNRPYCQPEEVISKTFVAQEMNLSYNFTLPDGSQQQVNGKFDSLIFDCERDRYCVVDYKTYQPVDPSANLAQVALYSYMLHQKKGVAIDAAVYCVLPEFQKHYYSREELEDTVHQVIPHKLQQMRAWLSWKPAQVEESGDGETIKNHCTPTIAKGNLEPPPPTRQLHLCNICPQQQTCQTFFEDGKTEQKPVKAPSRQTPDIEQKPVKAASPKIPDIEQKPVKPPSRQTLDADQTGEKLVSTLEDFKISVDYVNATVAPAFVRIKVKPNRGVKVISIQNRSKDLQVHLGLENPPLITPEAGYVSVDLPRKDEDREVARFDDYIQRPANSAPLTPQSWGEIELKSPAPLTPQSWGEIELKSPRIGLGVNLDGKLVEADLSDPNTCHFLVGGTTGSGKSEFLRSLLLSLLYHHSPQQLKIALVDPKRVTFPEFEDMPWLLSPIVKDCDRAIELMEQLVDEMEERYQKFEQAKCAHLDAYNQQLINKQILPLPRIVCIFDEYADFMAEKEIRNELESSIKRLGAKARAAGIHLIIATQRPEAKVVTPIIRSNLPGRIALRTASEADSKIIFGGTNTEAAYLLGKGDLLYQKGSKLERLQSLFAETIILP; encoded by the coding sequence ATGTACCTGACTCAACCAGCACAGATCCGAGAGTTAATCCTTAATTTATCAGCATCAAAAGTTCTCTGGTTAGATACGGAAATAGCTGACTGGAATACCCCTAATCCTAGATTATCTCTGATTCAGGTATTGGCTGATCCAACAGATATAAATGGTGACAAAGCTTACATCTTAGATGTATTAGACAAACCGGAAGTAGTGCAATACTTTGTTAACCATATTATGGTTAATCCTAACATTGAAAAAGTCTTTCACAACGCTAGTTTTGATTTACGGTATCTAGGGGGTAAAGACCAAGCGAAAAATGTCACCTGTACCTATAAAATAGCTAGAACGCTGACGAATAAGAAACTGTCTAATCCATTACAGGTATCCAATAATAAACTAAAAACCCTAGCGCGAGAGCTGTGCAATTTCGCCAATGTCGATACAGAAGAGCAAAGCAGTGATTGGGGCAAACGTCCGCTAACCCAAAAACAGCTAAAGTATGCAAAACTCGATACAGTGTATCTAGCCCATGTCCATCGCCGCTTACTAGAAATTGCCAAAAATAGCTCGAATCCAGAGCAGATGGTCACAAAAAAATCACGGAAGCAACAATCGGAATCCCCTGGCTTCAGTGTTACCCAAGTTAGGGTAGCCATTGAATGTCCTCGTTTATTTTATTTGAGTCAGCGCTTTGGTGGAAAAACCCTATTTATACCACCATCCGACTCACCAGGTATTGGGACAGTATTCCATCAGCTATGTCAACAGTGTACTGACACACTAAAGCAAGATTCCCGATTTCAAGCCTTATTTTCTGCCACAGCAAGTCAGCAAGACCTAGGCCAGATTAGCTCTAAGATCCAAGCGCTACTGTATGAGCTAGTGGTTTTCCCCAAAATCAATACCAATCCAGATATAGCGTCGATCTTACTTCAACTGTGGCAAGGATTAAAATCACTAATTCCCCATTGGACTCAACTGCTAGTTACTAATCGACCCTATTGTCAGCCAGAGGAAGTAATTAGTAAAACCTTCGTTGCTCAAGAAATGAACCTCAGTTATAACTTCACTCTTCCTGATGGCAGCCAGCAACAAGTTAATGGAAAATTCGATAGCTTAATATTTGACTGTGAGCGCGATCGCTATTGTGTTGTAGACTATAAAACCTATCAACCGGTAGATCCATCCGCTAACCTAGCTCAAGTAGCCCTCTATAGTTACATGCTCCACCAAAAAAAAGGAGTAGCAATAGATGCAGCAGTTTATTGTGTTTTACCGGAATTCCAAAAACACTACTATTCCCGGGAAGAGCTAGAGGATACAGTGCATCAGGTCATTCCCCATAAATTACAACAGATGCGGGCATGGCTGAGTTGGAAACCTGCCCAGGTCGAAGAGAGTGGAGATGGGGAAACTATAAAAAACCATTGCACTCCCACAATAGCTAAGGGCAACCTGGAGCCACCACCACCGACACGACAGCTTCACCTATGCAACATTTGTCCCCAACAACAGACCTGTCAAACCTTTTTTGAGGATGGGAAAACTGAGCAAAAGCCGGTCAAGGCACCATCCCGCCAAACTCCTGATATTGAGCAAAAGCCGGTCAAGGCAGCATCCCCCAAAATTCCTGATATTGAACAAAAGCCAGTCAAGCCACCATCCCGACAAACTCTTGATGCTGATCAGACCGGGGAAAAATTGGTGAGTACTCTAGAAGACTTTAAAATTAGTGTAGATTATGTCAACGCAACAGTTGCTCCAGCATTTGTCCGGATCAAGGTAAAACCCAATCGTGGGGTAAAAGTCATATCGATACAGAATCGATCCAAGGATTTACAAGTACACTTAGGTCTGGAGAATCCTCCCTTGATTACTCCCGAAGCTGGGTATGTCAGTGTGGATTTACCACGGAAGGATGAGGATAGAGAAGTAGCTCGATTTGATGACTATATCCAGCGTCCGGCAAATTCCGCCCCCCTAACCCCCCAATCTTGGGGGGAAATTGAGTTAAAGTCTCCCGCCCCCCTAACCCCCCAATCTTGGGGGGAAATTGAGTTAAAGTCTCCCAGGATTGGGCTTGGAGTAAATTTAGATGGGAAATTGGTAGAAGCGGATTTATCGGATCCCAATACTTGTCACTTTTTGGTAGGGGGCACAACCGGAAGTGGCAAGAGCGAATTTTTGCGATCGCTTCTGCTATCCCTACTCTATCACCACTCTCCTCAACAGCTCAAAATTGCTCTGGTTGATCCCAAGCGCGTCACTTTCCCAGAGTTTGAGGACATGCCATGGTTGCTGTCACCAATCGTTAAAGATTGCGATCGCGCTATCGAACTGATGGAGCAATTAGTTGATGAAATGGAGGAGCGTTACCAGAAATTTGAACAAGCCAAGTGTGCTCACCTGGATGCTTATAATCAGCAATTGATTAATAAACAAATTTTACCATTACCTCGGATAGTCTGTATATTTGATGAATATGCTGACTTCATGGCAGAAAAAGAAATCCGCAACGAGTTAGAATCAAGTATTAAGCGTTTAGGAGCCAAAGCTAGAGCAGCTGGAATTCATTTGATTATTGCTACTCAACGACCAGAAGCGAAAGTTGTTACTCCGATTATTCGCTCTAATTTACCTGGGCGAATTGCTTTACGCACAGCGTCTGAAGCGGATTCAAAGATTATTTTTGGTGGCACCAACACTGAAGCAGCTTATTTGTTAGGTAAGGGAGATTTATTGTATCAAAAGGGTAGTAAGTTAGAGCGATTGCAGAGTTTGTTTGCTGAGACGATTATATTGCCTTGA
- a CDS encoding SUMF1/EgtB/PvdO family nonheme iron enzyme, producing MSAGHTPGYLLEKINEALCSAFPDETKLAMMVLYKLNINLNQVASGGNLKETVHNLIIHYQASNELERLIDGALEHIPNNPQLKAIQEKFKITTSLVKILLPLEKTLIKQMQQSYRDCCPDCKNKNHDTFFKIIKNLDEIHQPTDDEKLIVKFVDHLLVNGKITTSEAEQLKQWLERNANNVSDLEFHKQNLNPQPDSDKPPTSETLSDSDKSSKSETSIPEAEEEGLKQFPFEVVTVNRRGAIINRENKQASYLTQDLGNGVDLEMVYIPKGSFLMGSPKSERGSDDSERPQHQVSIQPFFLGKYQVTQAQWRAVAKLPKVNRDLDPDPSRFNGKNRPVERVIWYDGMEFCDRLSEYTGTEYRLPSEAEWEYACRAGTTTPFHYGETITSRFANYAASDTYAEEAKGEYREETTPVGHFRYPNGFGLYDMHGNVWEWCGDPSHPNYEGAPTDGSIWSINNNNSDYCILRGGSWVSIPRDCRSACRLFYNPREAVNNLVGFRVARGVG from the coding sequence ATGAGTGCTGGACATACCCCTGGTTATCTCCTCGAAAAGATAAATGAAGCACTGTGTAGTGCTTTCCCTGATGAAACTAAATTAGCCATGATGGTGCTTTATAAATTAAATATAAATCTGAACCAGGTTGCTAGCGGTGGAAATTTAAAGGAAACCGTTCACAACTTAATAATACATTATCAGGCTTCCAATGAGTTAGAAAGATTAATTGATGGAGCACTTGAACATATTCCAAATAATCCTCAATTAAAGGCAATCCAGGAAAAATTTAAAATTACGACTAGTTTAGTCAAGATATTGCTTCCTTTAGAAAAAACCTTGATCAAACAAATGCAACAGTCTTACAGAGATTGTTGTCCCGATTGTAAAAATAAAAACCATGACACTTTTTTTAAAATTATCAAAAATTTGGATGAGATACATCAACCAACTGATGATGAAAAGCTTATTGTAAAATTTGTCGATCATTTATTAGTAAATGGAAAGATTACCACGTCAGAGGCTGAGCAACTAAAGCAATGGTTAGAGAGAAATGCCAATAACGTTTCTGATTTAGAATTTCACAAACAAAACTTAAATCCACAACCTGATTCAGATAAACCTCCAACATCGGAAACGCTATCTGATTCAGATAAATCTTCAAAATCGGAAACATCAATACCAGAAGCAGAAGAAGAAGGTTTAAAGCAGTTTCCCTTTGAAGTAGTAACAGTTAACCGTAGAGGAGCAATAATCAACCGAGAAAATAAACAAGCAAGTTATTTAACTCAAGATCTGGGGAATGGAGTAGACCTAGAGATGGTGTATATCCCAAAAGGAAGCTTCTTAATGGGTTCCCCGAAAAGTGAGAGGGGGAGTGATGACAGCGAAAGACCTCAACACCAAGTAAGCATTCAACCCTTCTTCCTGGGGAAATATCAGGTAACCCAGGCGCAATGGCGAGCTGTTGCCAAGCTTCCAAAAGTTAACCGGGACTTAGATCCAGACCCTTCGAGATTTAACGGAAAGAATCGACCAGTAGAGCGAGTAATTTGGTACGATGGGATGGAATTTTGCGATCGCCTTTCTGAATATACAGGAACGGAATACAGATTACCCAGTGAAGCAGAATGGGAATACGCCTGTAGAGCAGGAACTACCACACCATTCCATTATGGAGAGACCATAACCAGTAGATTTGCTAATTATGCTGCTTCCGATACTTATGCAGAGGAAGCAAAAGGGGAATATCGGGAAGAAACTACCCCAGTAGGACATTTTCGTTACCCCAACGGCTTTGGCTTATACGATATGCACGGCAATGTTTGGGAGTGGTGTGGAGATCCAAGCCATCCTAATTACGAAGGAGCCCCTACAGATGGGAGTATCTGGTCTATTAATAATAATAATAGTGATTATTGTATACTGCGGGGCGGCTCCTGGGTAAGCATTCCTAGGGATTGCCGTTCTGCCTGCCGCCTCTTCTATAACCCGCGCGAGGCCGTCAACAACCTTGTCGGTTTTCGTGTGGCTCGTGGTGTTGGGTAG
- the amrS gene encoding AmmeMemoRadiSam system radical SAM enzyme: MNGNTYQLNNPTKAMLYQKQEEGSVLCQLCPHYCLIPQGKRGICQVRENRGGSLYTLVFGRTVTQNIDGVEKKPLFHFYPGSTTYSIATSGCNFHCQYCTNWQVSQMSTEEFAAIGVEASAEKIVAAALQVGCRSLAYTYVEPTIFFEYVHAIATLAHKAGLFNLFKTNGFMSKEMLDVCQSYLNAANVDLKAFRDQTYRQFGGRLQPVLDSLKFMKSLGIWLEVTTVVIPGINDESGELEDIAGFIAQELGIDTPWHITRFFPAYKMEDVPPTPIETLYQARDIGLAAGLRYVYFGNFLEKGKQDTVCPNCGEILIKRHGFKLLENKMLDNHCPSCGTLIPGIGLADQISQNLT; this comes from the coding sequence ATGAACGGTAACACCTACCAATTAAACAATCCCACGAAAGCCATGCTATATCAGAAGCAGGAAGAAGGGAGTGTTTTGTGTCAACTGTGTCCTCATTACTGCCTTATTCCTCAAGGCAAAAGAGGAATCTGTCAGGTGCGCGAAAATCGGGGAGGATCCCTTTATACCCTGGTTTTTGGTCGTACTGTAACTCAGAATATAGATGGGGTTGAGAAGAAGCCATTATTTCACTTCTATCCAGGTTCAACCACCTATTCTATAGCCACAAGTGGTTGTAATTTTCATTGCCAATATTGCACTAATTGGCAAGTCTCCCAAATGTCAACAGAGGAGTTTGCCGCAATTGGGGTTGAGGCTTCAGCTGAGAAAATTGTTGCCGCTGCACTTCAGGTGGGTTGTCGTAGTCTTGCTTATACCTATGTTGAACCAACTATCTTTTTTGAATATGTTCACGCTATTGCTACTTTAGCTCACAAAGCCGGACTTTTTAATCTCTTTAAAACCAATGGTTTTATGAGCAAGGAAATGCTGGACGTTTGTCAGTCCTATTTAAATGCCGCTAATGTAGACTTAAAAGCCTTTAGAGACCAAACCTATCGACAGTTTGGAGGTAGATTGCAGCCTGTATTGGATAGCCTCAAATTCATGAAATCTCTTGGGATATGGTTAGAAGTGACTACTGTAGTTATTCCTGGTATTAATGACGAATCTGGGGAATTAGAAGATATAGCAGGATTTATTGCCCAAGAATTAGGGATTGATACGCCGTGGCACATCACACGATTTTTCCCAGCCTACAAAATGGAAGATGTACCACCCACACCGATTGAAACTCTATACCAAGCCCGTGACATTGGACTAGCAGCAGGATTAAGATACGTTTATTTTGGTAACTTTTTGGAAAAAGGGAAACAGGATACAGTATGTCCCAACTGTGGAGAAATATTAATTAAACGTCATGGTTTTAAGTTGTTGGAAAATAAAATGCTGGATAACCATTGTCCGTCTTGTGGCACACTGATTCCTGGCATAGGTCTAGCCGATCAGATATCCCAAAATTTGACCTAA
- a CDS encoding SUMF1/EgtB/PvdO family nonheme iron enzyme, translating to MSNSNNREMLIKAAQCYVKAGWLADACRVWEEIGEYREAAAIYEQQENWSQAAQCYLKNQDWSKAAQCYFRNAQPEAAAECWTQAGDTLQAVWIRTDYLKQNYQTQLALRDITPQTATEELEIELILARCEAGARKTKQAAARLRQILSRFKNSHKKHLYEWALRVAEVLNRPDLSALIYSAAVKARMPNAIAEWETWAMATLGEATGIPQPEQEEEEEDLKTFEVVTVNRTGEIINRENKQASYLIEDLGNGVTLEMVYIPAGSFLMGAPESERESDDRERPQHQVSIKGFFLGKYPVTQGQWRAVAKLPKVNRDLEPDPSEFKGENRPVECVSWLEAVEFCDRVSKHTGTEYRLPSEGEWEYACRAGTTTPFHYGETLTSRLANYKASYTYGEEAVGKYRRETTEVGSFPPNGFGLYDMHGNVEEYCADSWHNNYERAPTDGSIWQYYNKYYYHSLRGGSWTFIPRDCRSASRLDYDARDDLYNFVGFRVARGVGSSHP from the coding sequence GTGAGTAACAGCAACAACCGAGAAATGCTCATCAAAGCCGCCCAATGCTACGTCAAAGCCGGGTGGTTAGCCGATGCTTGTCGAGTATGGGAAGAAATAGGAGAATACCGGGAAGCGGCGGCGATCTACGAACAACAGGAAAACTGGTCACAAGCGGCTCAGTGCTATCTCAAAAACCAAGACTGGTCAAAAGCCGCCCAATGCTATTTCAGAAACGCTCAACCAGAAGCAGCAGCAGAGTGTTGGACTCAAGCAGGAGATACCCTACAAGCGGTCTGGATCAGAACAGACTACCTTAAGCAAAATTATCAAACTCAATTAGCCCTGCGGGATATTACTCCCCAAACAGCAACAGAAGAATTAGAGATTGAACTAATTCTTGCCCGTTGTGAAGCAGGAGCTAGAAAAACAAAGCAAGCAGCGGCTCGATTAAGACAAATATTGAGTCGATTCAAAAATAGTCATAAAAAGCACCTATATGAGTGGGCATTAAGAGTAGCAGAAGTATTAAACCGGCCAGATTTAAGCGCCCTAATCTATAGTGCAGCAGTAAAAGCGAGAATGCCCAATGCCATAGCAGAATGGGAAACATGGGCAATGGCCACCCTAGGAGAGGCCACAGGAATACCGCAACCAGAACAAGAAGAAGAAGAAGAAGATTTAAAAACCTTTGAAGTAGTAACAGTGAACCGTACAGGAGAAATAATCAACAGAGAAAATAAACAAGCAAGTTATTTGATTGAAGATCTCGGAAATGGAGTCACGCTAGAGATGGTGTATATCCCAGCAGGAAGCTTTTTAATGGGTGCGCCGGAAAGTGAGAGGGAGAGTGATGACAGGGAAAGACCTCAACACCAAGTAAGCATTAAAGGGTTTTTCCTGGGGAAATATCCAGTAACCCAGGGGCAATGGCGAGCAGTGGCCAAGCTACCAAAAGTTAACCGGGACTTAGAGCCAGACCCCTCTGAGTTTAAAGGAGAGAATCGACCAGTAGAGTGCGTAAGCTGGTTAGAGGCGGTGGAATTCTGCGATCGCGTCTCTAAACATACAGGAACAGAATACAGATTACCGAGTGAAGGGGAATGGGAATACGCCTGTAGAGCAGGGACGACCACACCATTCCATTATGGAGAGACCCTAACCAGTAGATTAGCTAACTATAAGGCTAGCTATACTTATGGAGAGGAAGCTGTAGGGAAATATCGAAGAGAAACCACGGAAGTAGGAAGTTTTCCCCCCAACGGCTTTGGCCTATACGATATGCACGGCAATGTAGAAGAGTACTGTGCCGACAGTTGGCATAATAATTACGAAAGAGCACCCACAGATGGGAGTATTTGGCAGTATTACAATAAGTATTATTATCATAGTCTGCGGGGCGGCTCGTGGACCTTCATTCCTAGGGATTGCCGTTCTGCCTCCCGCCTCGACTATGACGCGCGCGATGACCTATACAACTTTGTGGGTTTTCGTGTGGCTCGGGGTGTTGGGAGCTCTCACCCCTAA
- a CDS encoding AAA family ATPase, which produces MTINSTIKRLNSVKYTLKGMFTGRDQAIELLVLATVCQEHLLLIGPPGTAKTAIINRYTDLIDAQSFSYLLTRFTEPSELFGPLDLAAFQKGTYNISTEGMLPQAQIVFLDEVFQGSSAILNSLLTILNERVFYNGSQRQSVPLICLIGASNSVPDDPSLHAFADRFVLRLEVNKVEDNQIDELLGQGWELEREKIEAAKREIKGQATSKLLASVKLEDILDLHGKLLEVNLAKIKPEYGRLIQELRAEGIDFSDRRVVKGLKLIAGAALLRGVRSADILDLWPLFHLWDRPEEADVLKTVLQPRLEEAGFKAIDRSRPVSEIIMDLETIEAQEPLLSSESAVGAHLMALNKLRQELIANHPQDLDARKRIEVVIQQGLKRLENAV; this is translated from the coding sequence ATGACTATTAATAGCACCATTAAACGTTTAAACAGCGTCAAATACACTCTCAAAGGAATGTTTACCGGGCGAGACCAAGCCATTGAGCTACTGGTATTAGCCACAGTTTGCCAGGAACATTTATTGCTAATTGGTCCTCCAGGAACCGCTAAAACTGCAATTATTAATCGCTACACTGACCTGATAGATGCTCAGAGTTTTTCTTATTTATTAACTCGTTTTACTGAACCTTCAGAACTTTTTGGTCCTCTAGACCTGGCCGCTTTCCAGAAAGGGACTTACAACATCAGCACCGAAGGTATGCTTCCCCAGGCGCAGATTGTGTTTCTGGATGAGGTGTTTCAGGGCAGTAGTGCCATCTTAAATTCCCTGTTGACTATTCTCAATGAGAGAGTATTCTACAACGGTTCTCAACGTCAGTCAGTACCCCTGATTTGTTTAATTGGTGCTTCTAATAGTGTGCCAGATGACCCCTCCCTCCACGCCTTTGCTGATCGCTTTGTACTGCGGTTGGAGGTAAACAAGGTTGAAGACAATCAAATTGACGAACTCCTAGGACAAGGGTGGGAACTTGAGCGAGAAAAGATTGAAGCCGCTAAACGGGAGATTAAAGGTCAAGCCACCAGTAAGCTCTTAGCGAGTGTGAAACTGGAGGACATCCTGGATTTGCATGGAAAATTACTGGAAGTGAATTTAGCCAAGATTAAGCCAGAATATGGCCGGTTAATTCAGGAGCTGAGAGCAGAAGGTATTGACTTCTCAGATCGGCGGGTAGTCAAGGGCTTAAAGTTAATTGCAGGAGCAGCACTATTGCGGGGAGTAAGATCAGCCGACATTCTGGATTTATGGCCTCTATTCCATCTGTGGGATAGACCAGAAGAAGCAGATGTCCTCAAAACCGTTTTGCAGCCTCGCTTAGAAGAAGCAGGATTTAAAGCTATCGATCGGTCTCGACCTGTATCTGAGATTATCATGGATTTGGAGACTATTGAAGCTCAAGAACCCCTGTTATCCTCGGAATCTGCCGTTGGAGCCCATCTAATGGCTCTTAATAAGCTCAGACAAGAACTGATTGCCAATCATCCCCAGGATTTAGATGCTCGTAAGCGCATTGAGGTAGTTATTCAACAGGGATTGAAACGCCTGGAAAATGCGGTTTAA
- a CDS encoding four helix bundle protein codes for MKEAKELSVIQKNYDVIKWYVPIIDRFPKITKFTLGDRIINGMYNLLEELIKAKYANKKTGKIIENK; via the coding sequence ATGAAAGAAGCAAAAGAATTGTCAGTTATCCAAAAGAATTATGATGTTATTAAATGGTATGTCCCTATAATTGATCGCTTTCCCAAAATTACTAAATTCACTTTAGGAGATAGAATTATTAATGGAATGTATAATTTATTGGAGGAGTTAATTAAAGCTAAATATGCTAATAAAAAAACTGGCAAAATTATAGAAAATAAATAA